The following coding sequences lie in one Miscanthus floridulus cultivar M001 chromosome 9, ASM1932011v1, whole genome shotgun sequence genomic window:
- the LOC136480978 gene encoding uncharacterized protein, whose amino-acid sequence MAGTTGGSGDGKHSYTAAEMVDVAKRRLEVAQTEGRSLAATEKGAVARQQRRKEELRERRLTSGISPPIEYTVNSNKYTMGYYLADGIYPSWPTFVKSYRSPQGNKKSHSTQAQEAARKDVERAFGVLQSRFAMIRGLARFSGKDMLWYVLTAYVIMHNMIIENERDDADVGGYDYDQDGGEELRQEEYQRRNPNVMSEFLRIYKEIEDKEGHEKQRNNLVEHLWARHGAS is encoded by the exons ATGGCAGGGACCACCGGCGGCAGCGGAGATGGGAAACACAGCTACACGGCAGCAGAGATGGTAGACGTGGCTAAGAGGAGGCTGGAGGTGGCGCAGACAGAAGGGAGGAGTCTGGCCGCGACAGAGAAGGGAGCAGTTGCGCGACAACAGAGAAGGAAGGAAGAGTTGCGCGAACGG CGACTAACTTCAGGAATTTCACCTCCAATTGAGTACACTGTGAATAGCAATAAGTACACCATGGGTTATTATTTGGCAGATGGGATCTATCCTTCTTGGCCTACATTTGTGAAGAGCTACAGAAGTCCACAAGGTAACAAGAAGTCTCACTCCACACAAGCTCAAGAAGCGGCCAGGAAGGACGTTGAGAGAGCATTTGGTGTTTTGCAGTCACGCTTTGCCATGATTAGGGGTCTTGCAAGATTTTCGGGCAAGGATATGCTATGGTACGTATTGACAGCATATGTGATCATGCATAATATGATAATTGAGAATGAGAGAGATGACGCCGATGTTGGGGGATATGACTATGATCAAGATGGGGGTGAGGAGTTGAGGCAGGAGGAATACCAACGCCGCAATCCAAATGTGATGTCCGAGTTTCTCAGGATATACAAGGAGATTGAAGATAAAGAGGGGCATGAGAAACAAAGAAACAATCTTGTGGAGCATTTGTGGGCGCGACATGGCGCAAGTTAA